The DNA region ACGCGAATCCCGCCTGCACCGCGCCGAAACCACGCATCGCACCGCACGGCGGATTGTTGGTGTACACGCCCCAGCAATCTACCGAAGCACTGTCCACATTATACGGACCGACACCGAGCGTGGCCGCGTTCGCCACGACCGCGCCGGTGGACGAAGCGTACGCGCCACCGTCCAGGTACAGCTTCGCCCGGACGTAGACGAGGCGGCCGTCCTTGTCGGCACCGTGCTCGTAGTACATCTTCGCCGGGTGGCGGTGCACGTGACCGTAGAAGGATTCCTCGCGGTTGTAGACCATCTTGACCGGCTTGCCGGTGTGCAGCGCCAGCAGACACGCGTGGACCTGGATCGACAGGTCCTCACGGCCACCGAACGCGCCGCCGACCCCGCCGAGCGTCAGCCGGACCTTGTCCTTGGGCAGGCCCAGCGCGGCGACGATCTGCTGCTGGTCGACGTGGAGCCATTGCGTGGCGACGTACAGATCGACTCCGCCTTCGGTGTCCGGGATCGCCATACCCGACTCCGGCCCGAGGAAGGCCTGGTCCTGCATGCCGACCTCGTAGACGCCGGACACCACGACGTCGGCCTTCACCGACTGGTCACCGTGGCGGATCTTGGCGTACCGCACGACGTTCCCGCCGGGGTGCAGCTCGGCACCCTCGCCGGCGGCGGCCTTCTCGGAATCCGTCACCGGCTCCAAGACCTCGTAGGAGACCTTGATCCGCTTCATCGCGCGGCGTGCGGTCTCGGGGTGGTCCGCGGCGACGAGCGCGACGGGCTCGCCCTGGTAGCGCACGACGTCGACGGCGAGCACCGGCTGATCCGCGTGCTCCAGGCCGTACTTGTTCACGCCCGGCACGTCTTCATGGGTCAGCACCGCGTACACCCCTTGCACGGCGAGGGCTTCGGTGATGTCGATACCGGTGATCCGCGCGTACGGATGCGGGCTGCGCAGCGTCGCGCCCCACAACATGTCCTCGTGCCACAGATCCGATGAGTAGGCGAACTCGCCACGGACCTTGACCGTGCCGTCGGGCCGTCGGGGGCTCGCCCCCACGCCGTTCTCGGTCTGCTTGGAGACTTCGGTGGTGGTCATACCGTCTCCCTCAGCCGCGCACTGGCCACGGCCAGCTCACGGGCGATCTCGTCTTCGGATTCCTCGCGCAGCGTTCCGCCCTCGACGACGGGCGCGCCGCCGACGTACAGCCGCTCGACCGGCGGCGTCGTGCCGAGCACCAGGGCGGCGACCGGATCGGTGATCCCGGCGTAGTTCAGGCCGTTCAGATTCCAGACCGCGAGGTCGGCGAGCTTGCCGACCTCGATCGAGCCCAGGTCCTTCTGCCTGCCGAGGCAGCGCGCGCCGCCCATCGTGCCCATCCACAGCGCTTCCCGCGTGGTCAGCCCGCGCGGTCCGCCGCGCTGCCGCGCCTGCAGCAGCGCCTGGTGCAGTTCCTCGCCGAGGCCACCGGATTCGTTGGACGCCGCGCCATCGGCGCCGAGCCCGACCGGCACGCCGGCGTCGAGCAGCTGCCGGACCGGGGCGATCCCGGCACCGATCCGCCCGTTGGACGTCGGGCAATGCGCCGCGCCGGTCCCGGTGGCGCCCATCCGCCGGATGGCCTCCGGGGCGAGGTGGATCGAATGCGCGAGCCAGACGTCGTCCGCGAGCCAGCCGAGTTTGTCGGCGTATTCGGCCGGGGTGCAGCCGACTTCGGCGAGGCACTGCTTCTCCTCGTCGACCGTCTCGGCGAGATGCGTGTGGAGCCGGACGCCCTTGCGGCGCGCCAAGTCCGCCGCACCGGTCATCAGCCGCTCGCTCACCGAGAACGGCGAACACGGGCCGGCCGCGATCTGCAGATGCGCGCCGGCGGAGGCGTCGTGGAACCGCTCGATCGCGGCCTCGGTGCCGAGCAGCGCGGCCTCGGTCTCCTCGACGAGGTTGTCCGGCGGGAGCCCGCCCTGGGACTCGCCCCGGTCCATCGAGCCACGCACGACGTGCAGGCGCACGCCGACCCGGATCCGGGCGGCGGCGAGGGCTTCGACCTGGTCGCCGCCGTCACGCGGGAAGACGTAGTGGTGGTCGGCGACCGTGGTGCAGCCGGTGGTCGCGAGCCGGGTGAGCCCGGCCGTGGCCGCCGCGTGAGTGATCCCGGCGTCGAGCCTGCCCCAGACCGGGTACAGCGCGACCAGCCATTCGAACAGCGTGTGGTCGGCGGCGAGGCCGCGCGTAGCCCACTGGTAGAGGTGGTGGTGGGTGTTGATCAGGCCGGGGGTGACCAGGCAGCCGGAGCCGTCGACGCGTTCGTCGTACTCGCCGTCGGGCGCCTTCCCGCCGCCGACCGCAGCGATGCGGTCGTTCTCGATGACGACGTGGCCCGAGGCGTGCTCAGTGCCCGCACCGTCGACGGTGGCGATCGCGGCGTTCTCGATGACGGTCTTCACGCGGTCTCCCCCCTGGCCGCGGCCAGCCGGACGGCGTCGAGGATCTTCTCGTATCCGGTACACCGGCAGAGGTTCCCCGCCAGCGCCTCGCGGATCTCCTCGTCGGCGGGGTTCTCGACCCGGTTGAGCAGATCGTGCGCGGCCACCACGAGGCCGGGGGTGCAGAAGCCACATTGGACGGCACCGGCGTCCACAAAGGACTGCTGGACCCGGTCGAGCTTGTCGCCCTCGGCGAGCCCCTCGACCGTGCGGACCTCGCGGCCCTCGACCTGACCGGCCGCGACCAGGCACGAACACACCGGGACGTCGTCGAGGTACACCGTGCAGGAACCGCATTCGCCCTGTTCACAGGCGTTCTTGGAGCCCGGGAGGCCGAGCCGTTCGCGGAGCACGTACAGCAGGCTTTCGCCCTCCCAGACGTCGTCGGCCTGGCGGGACTCGCCGTTGATCGTCACGTTCACGCGCACTCGCGTTCACCCTTCTGGAAGTCGTTCCACGCCCAGGTCAGCGTCCGCCGCGCCAGGACGGACAACGCGTGTTTGCGGTAGTCGGCGCTGCCGCGGACGTCGTCGATCGGCGACGCCGCCTCCGACACCAGCTCGCCGAACCGGCGTTTGACGGAATCCGTGAGCGACGCCTTGGTGGACCACGGAAGTTCGCCGCCGAGGTACTCCTCCGCCGCGGTCGCGCGCCGCGGGGTCGGCGCCGCCGAGCCGACCGCGGCGCGGATCTCGCGGGTGTCGAGATGCAGCGCCAGCGCGAACGAGCAGACCGCGATGACCATCGCGTTGCGCGTCCCGACCTTGGCGAACTGCTGCGGCCCGGCCTCGGCGGGAAGATGCACCGCGGTGATCAGCTCGTCGGGTTCGAGGGCGTTGCGCTTGACGCCGAGATAGAACTCCTCGGCCGGAATCAGCCGTGTCCCGCGTACCGACGCGGCCTCGACTTCGGCACCGAGCACGAGCAGCACGGGATGCGTGTCACCGGCGGGCGAGGCGGCGCCGAGATTGCCGCCGACGGTGCCTCGGTTGCGGATCTGGGGCGAGCCGACGGTGCGCGAAGCCATCGCCAGCGCGGGCAGAACTTCACCCAGCTCAGCGATCACCCGGACGTAGGGCACCGAGGCGCCGAGGCGGATCTTGCCGTCGGATTCGGTCCACTCGGCGAGTTCGGTGACGCGGTTGAGGTCGAGCAGCGCGCCGGGGCGGCGGTGGTCGAAG from Amycolatopsis sp. EV170708-02-1 includes:
- a CDS encoding 8-oxoguanine deaminase; the protein is MKTVIENAAIATVDGAGTEHASGHVVIENDRIAAVGGGKAPDGEYDERVDGSGCLVTPGLINTHHHLYQWATRGLAADHTLFEWLVALYPVWGRLDAGITHAAATAGLTRLATTGCTTVADHHYVFPRDGGDQVEALAAARIRVGVRLHVVRGSMDRGESQGGLPPDNLVEETEAALLGTEAAIERFHDASAGAHLQIAAGPCSPFSVSERLMTGAADLARRKGVRLHTHLAETVDEEKQCLAEVGCTPAEYADKLGWLADDVWLAHSIHLAPEAIRRMGATGTGAAHCPTSNGRIGAGIAPVRQLLDAGVPVGLGADGAASNESGGLGEELHQALLQARQRGGPRGLTTREALWMGTMGGARCLGRQKDLGSIEVGKLADLAVWNLNGLNYAGITDPVAALVLGTTPPVERLYVGGAPVVEGGTLREESEDEIARELAVASARLRETV
- a CDS encoding (2Fe-2S)-binding protein — its product is MRVNVTINGESRQADDVWEGESLLYVLRERLGLPGSKNACEQGECGSCTVYLDDVPVCSCLVAAGQVEGREVRTVEGLAEGDKLDRVQQSFVDAGAVQCGFCTPGLVVAAHDLLNRVENPADEEIREALAGNLCRCTGYEKILDAVRLAAARGETA
- a CDS encoding xanthine dehydrogenase family protein subunit M gives rise to the protein MDFLRPSSLTEALAVKAERPDAVPIAGGTDVMVELNFDHRRPGALLDLNRVTELAEWTESDGKIRLGASVPYVRVIAELGEVLPALAMASRTVGSPQIRNRGTVGGNLGAASPAGDTHPVLLVLGAEVEAASVRGTRLIPAEEFYLGVKRNALEPDELITAVHLPAEAGPQQFAKVGTRNAMVIAVCSFALALHLDTREIRAAVGSAAPTPRRATAAEEYLGGELPWSTKASLTDSVKRRFGELVSEAASPIDDVRGSADYRKHALSVLARRTLTWAWNDFQKGERECA